CAGTCCATAGTTCTCAATGATAGTAGCAGATATTATTGATTACTTACTATGTAGTCAGTACACATGATTTAcattcattatcttatttaaacctTTCACCAAGCCTCGGGGATGGGGCTCTTGACAATTACTGTGAGTTCCTTTAAATTGCAGTGCCTTTCCTGTCCCAGACATTTGAATCATCATTCTATGTTTTGAAGCTTGATTGAAAACTAAATACATTATGGATTTTACCAAATAAATCCTTCATAAAACCTTCAGGTATTTGTACCCCCTTTAATATCCATTTGGTTAATAGGAAGAGTTGTAGAATTCACAAGATCAATTAGAGACTTCattttttgcttgtgttttttgAGGTTATATGAAACGTTTTAAATGTGACATGGGAGAATAGTGAAATTGAGTTTTAACTTAACCAGGatgcatgattttaaaaatcgAAGTAGACCTGAAtttcctgaaaattttaaaataatctagtaGTGCCAGCATGAACCTTAGTCACCTAGGCAATAGAGAAGGTTTTCATGGAAATCCATTGgtctgttttaaataaatatcttgAATATTAATAGTATAAAAGAGCATTATCTAAGTAATACTGAAGCTTATTATCAGCTGAAACTTTGTTGATCATAATGGTTAGCCATTTATGCTCACATCTGTTAATAGTGGTGATTGCTTTCATCAGGAAAACAACCTTTAGATATGCAAATAGCTTTTTCTGAGGATCCGGCAAGATGGCAGAAGCAGAGCAGAAGAAGAAGCGGACCTTCCCCAAGTTCACCTACCGCGGCGTGGACCTGGACCAGCTGCTAGACATGTCCTACGAGGAGCTGATGCAGCTGTACAGTGCGCGCCAGCGGAGCCGGCTGAATCGGGGCCTGCGGCGGAAGCAGCACTGCCTGCTGAAGCGCCTGCGCAAGGCCAAGAAGGAGGCACCGCCCATGGAGAAGCCGGAAGTGGTGAAGACGCACCTGCGGGACATGATCATCCAGCCCGAGATGGTAGGCAGCATGGTGGGCGTCTACAACGGCAATACCTTCAACCAGGTGGAGATCAAGCCCGAGATGATTGGCCACTACCTGGGCGAGTTCTCCATCATCTACAAGCCCGTAAAGCAATGCCGGCCCGGCATCAGGGCCACCCACTCCTCCCGCTTCATCCCTCTCAAGTAGTGGCTCAGCTAATAAAGGCGCACatggttccaaaaaaaaaaagatatgcaaataAGTGTGGTAGCTAATATTCTGTCTCCTTTCCTTCACACCTCATAGATTCTCAATCCCCAGATGTATTTTCGTCTTTAGAGAAATAAAAGGTGTGTTTCCTAATTTTGTTATACTTTTGCATTAAGTTTAATGAGTTAAGTTATAAAACTTTTTCCATTTATACCGGTGGGGTTAGTAAATGGGCCTCTGGCCAGGGGCTATTATAGCCCCTA
This portion of the Pongo abelii isolate AG06213 chromosome 1, NHGRI_mPonAbe1-v2.0_pri, whole genome shotgun sequence genome encodes:
- the LOC100441553 gene encoding small ribosomal subunit protein uS19-like, with amino-acid sequence MAEAEQKKKRTFPKFTYRGVDLDQLLDMSYEELMQLYSARQRSRLNRGLRRKQHCLLKRLRKAKKEAPPMEKPEVVKTHLRDMIIQPEMVGSMVGVYNGNTFNQVEIKPEMIGHYLGEFSIIYKPVKQCRPGIRATHSSRFIPLK